The following are encoded in a window of Phytoactinopolyspora mesophila genomic DNA:
- a CDS encoding alpha/beta fold hydrolase — translation MTTNHKLDVPGARLHYEVRGAGPLLLVMGSPMDAGAFASLADTLATDHTVVTHDPRGISNSTLDDPEQDSTPDLRADDVAAMLDALHAESADVFGTSGGAVTGLALVARHPDRVRTLVAHEPPLLELLPDAAERRAHVDDIIETFHRDGLEAAWMKFMEGAGFENDDEGAPAAAPEEPSLQDLANSARFFAHELRDTTRYVPDISALKSSTTRIVVGIGVASGNLSTYPTSVALAELLGVQPVDFPGDHGGFLEQPAEFAEALRKALTG, via the coding sequence ATGACCACCAACCACAAACTCGACGTCCCCGGCGCGCGGCTGCACTACGAGGTACGCGGTGCCGGCCCGTTGCTGCTGGTTATGGGATCCCCGATGGACGCCGGGGCGTTCGCGTCGCTGGCCGATACGCTCGCGACCGACCACACCGTCGTCACCCACGATCCACGGGGCATCTCGAACAGCACACTCGACGACCCTGAACAGGACTCCACACCCGACCTACGGGCCGACGACGTCGCCGCCATGCTGGACGCCCTCCACGCGGAGTCCGCCGACGTATTCGGCACCAGTGGTGGCGCCGTCACCGGACTCGCCCTCGTCGCACGGCATCCCGACCGGGTGCGGACGCTCGTCGCCCACGAGCCTCCCCTCCTGGAACTGCTCCCAGACGCTGCCGAGCGCCGGGCCCACGTCGACGACATCATCGAGACGTTCCACCGCGACGGGCTCGAAGCCGCATGGATGAAGTTCATGGAGGGCGCCGGCTTCGAGAACGACGACGAGGGCGCTCCCGCAGCCGCGCCGGAGGAACCGTCGTTGCAGGACCTCGCCAACAGCGCTCGCTTCTTCGCCCACGAGCTGCGCGACACGACCCGATACGTGCCCGACATCAGCGCCCTGAAGAGCAGCACGACCCGGATCGTCGTCGGGATCGGCGTCGCGTCGGGAAACCTCTCGACGTATCCGACGTCCGTCGCGCTCGCTGAGTTGCTCGGTGTTCAGCCGGTGGATTTCCCCGGCGACCACGGTGGCTTCCTCGAGCAGCCGGCGGAGTTCGCCGAAGCACTGCGCAAGGCCCTGACAGGTTGA